One Paenibacillus riograndensis SBR5 DNA segment encodes these proteins:
- a CDS encoding ArsR/SmtB family transcription factor, producing the protein MKILFHPERKDIQLASVLYALSDPIRLSIISDIRNNGEQACNSFNVPVAKSTLSHHARTLREAGVVHTRVQGTQRILSLRTEDLNARFPGLLDSVLSAYEANGQPALETEAEESSN; encoded by the coding sequence ATGAAGATACTATTTCATCCGGAACGCAAGGACATTCAGCTTGCCTCCGTACTGTATGCACTCAGTGATCCCATTCGCTTATCCATCATTTCAGATATCAGGAACAATGGTGAACAGGCCTGCAACAGCTTCAACGTGCCGGTCGCCAAATCGACGCTGTCCCACCATGCCCGGACACTGCGCGAGGCGGGGGTTGTGCATACCCGTGTTCAAGGCACTCAGCGTATACTGTCCTTGCGTACCGAGGACTTGAATGCCCGGTTTCCGGGCTTGCTGGATTCGGTGCTGAGCGCTTATGAGGCCAATGGGCAGCCTGCGCTGGAGACGGAGGCAGAGGAGAGCAGCAACTGA
- a CDS encoding MFS transporter, whose product MDSVNTISAAAEEDSSVEATLPREGLLTFLFSVAVVLVIMNTAMFNLALPDVTETFGISASAASWIVTGYSIMFSIASITYSRLSDFLPIRRLLTIGLLTLGLAAVAGFFSTNFIVLLIVRIVQASGAGAVMSLSLVLFTRYVPLGRRGKAMATIMSSVSLGLGLGPVAGGAITQYFGWNWLFAVTAIILLLVPLFLVLLPKELPSRGSFDALGGVFLGIGTTGLLLFLTSGLWIALVAGIAAIFLFVSRIRTISDPFVMPALFKNRPYLVLSLVGIASYLCSFATLFLLPQILVHRFGFTASHAGFVIFPGSLLAIFVSRSVGRIIDRFGNGGILRFVPLLVLTATVLFALFAGHSWIAVMFVYMIMSLAFTTLSSSVSNEISRVLPSSQIGSGMGLFQLLQFFSGAFGVAMAASALEWQHGLSLSAAYSNIYWGLSIAAVIAIVSAFAYRRSSGSRIEEMAEA is encoded by the coding sequence ATGGACTCAGTAAATACAATCTCCGCTGCTGCGGAAGAAGATTCTTCAGTGGAAGCCACTCTTCCCAGGGAAGGGCTGCTGACGTTTCTATTCAGTGTTGCGGTTGTTCTGGTTATTATGAACACGGCCATGTTCAATCTGGCATTGCCTGATGTAACCGAGACCTTTGGCATCTCAGCCTCCGCCGCTTCCTGGATCGTGACCGGGTATTCCATTATGTTCTCCATTGCTTCGATTACCTACAGCAGACTTTCCGACTTTCTGCCAATCCGCAGACTGTTGACGATTGGCCTGCTGACACTCGGCCTCGCGGCGGTTGCCGGATTCTTCAGCACGAACTTTATTGTGCTGCTGATTGTACGGATTGTGCAGGCATCCGGTGCTGGTGCCGTTATGTCGCTGTCACTTGTCCTGTTCACCCGGTATGTCCCGCTGGGCCGCCGGGGCAAGGCAATGGCGACGATTATGTCCTCTGTTTCGCTTGGTTTGGGACTTGGTCCTGTTGCAGGCGGAGCGATTACCCAGTATTTTGGCTGGAACTGGCTGTTTGCCGTTACCGCTATTATCCTGCTGCTTGTGCCGCTGTTTCTGGTGCTGCTGCCGAAAGAACTGCCGAGCCGCGGCTCATTTGACGCACTTGGAGGGGTCTTCCTCGGCATCGGCACCACCGGGCTTCTGCTGTTCCTGACCAGCGGGCTGTGGATTGCGCTGGTTGCCGGAATAGCTGCTATTTTCTTGTTCGTGAGCCGTATCCGCACCATTTCTGATCCGTTTGTTATGCCCGCTCTTTTCAAGAACCGCCCGTACCTGGTACTCTCTTTGGTCGGAATCGCCTCCTATCTGTGCAGCTTTGCAACGCTGTTCCTGCTGCCGCAGATTCTGGTTCACCGGTTCGGCTTCACTGCAAGCCATGCGGGGTTTGTCATTTTCCCCGGGTCCCTGCTTGCGATCTTTGTATCCCGGTCGGTAGGCCGGATCATTGACCGCTTCGGCAATGGAGGCATCCTGCGCTTTGTGCCGCTGCTGGTGCTGACCGCTACCGTACTGTTTGCTCTATTTGCCGGGCATTCATGGATAGCAGTGATGTTCGTGTATATGATTATGAGTCTGGCCTTCACCACGCTGTCCAGCAGTGTATCCAATGAAATCTCCCGCGTTCTGCCTTCCTCGCAGATTGGCTCAGGGATGGGATTATTTCAGCTGCTCCAGTTCTTCAGCGGTGCCTTCGGTGTTGCTATGGCCGCCAGTGCTCTGGAATGGCAGCACGGGCTGTCCCTGTCTGCAGCTTACTCCAACATTTACTGGGGACTCTCCATTGCTGCCGTCATCGCCATTGTCTCCGCCTTTGCATACCGCCGGAGCAGCGGGAGCCGGATTGAAGAAATGGCTGAGGCGTAA
- a CDS encoding VOC family protein, with translation MEKNRIHKVGQIGIPVKEIGRAVHFYQNLLGLPLLFQTDRMAFFELGGLRLLLSLPETAEFANASSVVYFQVGDIQAMYTELIGKGVAFTGEPHMVNKMGQTETWMAFFRDSEGNTHALMSEVKGE, from the coding sequence GTGGAAAAGAATAGGATCCACAAGGTGGGGCAAATCGGGATACCTGTGAAAGAAATAGGACGAGCGGTACATTTTTATCAAAACCTGCTGGGCCTTCCGCTGCTATTTCAGACGGACCGTATGGCCTTCTTTGAACTCGGCGGCCTGCGGCTGCTGTTGAGCCTTCCGGAGACAGCAGAGTTCGCCAATGCCAGCTCCGTTGTGTATTTTCAAGTTGGAGATATTCAGGCAATGTATACAGAGTTAATCGGTAAGGGAGTAGCTTTTACCGGCGAACCCCATATGGTGAACAAAATGGGCCAAACCGAGACCTGGATGGCGTTCTTCCGGGATTCTGAGGGAAATACTCATGCGTTGATGAGTGAAGTGAAGGGGGAATAA
- a CDS encoding M3 family oligoendopeptidase, whose protein sequence is MELTWELDSLYPSFQSEKYWQDRRLLTEYTERLIEWAAGHFQNRTQNEKELAQAIEQFLKQYNAYKRVYHCLFSYAELRFSLDRSDAEAMNRMDELEDAAAAAGEAHAGFSKWLAGVADLKAVIASSAYLAGHEFYLYGLQRQSEHLLGEEAESVIARMQSTGSKAWERLYMRTLSMLRMDVQIGGQARSLSLAELQNLAYDGDAGVRKAAYEAEREACRSVEEQSAACLNSVSGEALAIYGLRGYASPLHKVLKASRMNRKTLEVMLEAIEESLPFFHQYYMKKAALLGHSGPLPFYDVFAPLAEESSAKITYPEAGDVIVSGFSAFSPELGEFARKVFRQRWIDAEPREGKGNFGMCVDIFPIGESRIITSFTGNYIDVSVLAHEIGHAYHSSCLAGETMVNTDYPVPVAETASIFCESLIHEELLNMAAESEALAIRERSLSDAGYYIVDFYARYLFESRLYERRQSGPLSAHELNDLMHESMVAAYGGSVDPATFHPYQWISKAGYYMAGNEFLNFPYSFGLLFSKGLYAQYKKQGGDFAERYRSFLAATSKNTIADAAGLMNIDVDSPQFWRDALALIAEDIQEFVESV, encoded by the coding sequence ATGGAATTAACGTGGGAGCTGGACAGCCTGTACCCGTCTTTTCAGTCGGAGAAATACTGGCAGGACCGAAGGCTTTTGACAGAATATACAGAGCGTTTGATCGAATGGGCGGCAGGACACTTTCAGAACCGAACGCAGAACGAGAAGGAATTGGCACAAGCGATCGAGCAATTTTTAAAACAATATAATGCCTACAAAAGGGTCTACCACTGTCTATTCAGCTATGCGGAGCTAAGGTTCAGCCTGGACAGAAGCGATGCGGAAGCGATGAACAGGATGGATGAGCTGGAGGACGCCGCAGCGGCGGCCGGGGAGGCCCATGCAGGCTTCAGCAAATGGCTGGCAGGTGTAGCAGATCTAAAGGCGGTAATAGCTTCGTCCGCATATCTTGCCGGGCATGAGTTCTATCTGTACGGGCTGCAGCGGCAGTCAGAGCATTTGCTTGGCGAAGAGGCTGAGTCGGTCATTGCCCGTATGCAGAGCACCGGCTCCAAAGCCTGGGAGAGGCTGTATATGCGGACACTATCCATGCTCCGTATGGACGTACAAATCGGGGGACAAGCCCGGAGTTTGTCGCTGGCTGAATTGCAGAATCTGGCCTATGACGGAGACGCAGGGGTAAGGAAGGCTGCCTATGAGGCTGAGCGCGAAGCATGCCGGAGTGTGGAGGAGCAGAGCGCCGCCTGTCTGAATTCCGTAAGTGGAGAAGCGCTTGCAATCTACGGGCTGAGAGGATATGCATCACCGCTGCATAAAGTGCTGAAGGCATCCAGAATGAACCGGAAGACGCTTGAGGTAATGTTGGAAGCCATAGAGGAGAGCCTGCCGTTTTTCCATCAATATTATATGAAAAAAGCAGCGCTGCTCGGTCATTCCGGACCGCTGCCGTTTTATGATGTTTTTGCTCCGTTAGCTGAAGAGAGTTCAGCCAAAATCACCTACCCGGAAGCGGGGGATGTGATTGTCTCCGGCTTCAGCGCATTCAGCCCGGAGCTGGGCGAATTCGCCCGCAAGGTATTCCGGCAGCGCTGGATTGACGCCGAGCCAAGAGAAGGTAAAGGCAATTTCGGGATGTGCGTCGATATTTTTCCGATTGGCGAAAGCCGGATCATCACCAGCTTCACGGGGAATTATATCGATGTCAGTGTGCTGGCTCACGAGATCGGGCATGCCTACCACAGCAGCTGCCTTGCTGGCGAGACTATGGTGAATACGGATTATCCGGTACCCGTTGCCGAGACGGCGTCGATTTTTTGCGAAAGCCTCATTCATGAGGAACTGCTGAACATGGCAGCTGAAAGCGAAGCCTTGGCTATTCGGGAACGTAGTCTGTCTGATGCGGGTTATTACATTGTGGATTTCTACGCCCGTTACCTGTTTGAGAGCCGGCTGTATGAACGAAGACAGTCCGGTCCTCTGTCCGCCCATGAACTGAATGACCTGATGCATGAATCGATGGTGGCTGCATATGGCGGCAGCGTTGACCCTGCGACTTTCCATCCTTATCAGTGGATCAGCAAAGCCGGATATTATATGGCAGGCAATGAATTTCTGAACTTCCCCTATTCATTCGGGCTGCTGTTCTCCAAGGGACTCTATGCGCAGTATAAGAAGCAGGGCGGAGATTTCGCAGAACGTTACAGGTCTTTTCTGGCAGCTACCAGCAAAAATACCATCGCGGATGCCGCAGGACTGATGAATATCGATGTGGATTCGCCACAATTCTGGCGTGATGCGCTGGCGTTGATTGCGGAGGACATTCAGGAGTTTGTGGAGAGTGTGTAA
- a CDS encoding CxxH/CxxC protein: MYVVCKEHVELAIDKFVDEYEDAPDIVDLKETEFSDWDPPAKCAECDKNAEVLVV, translated from the coding sequence ATGTATGTAGTATGTAAGGAACATGTGGAGCTGGCTATCGACAAATTTGTGGACGAATACGAGGATGCACCGGATATTGTGGATCTGAAAGAAACGGAGTTCTCGGATTGGGACCCGCCAGCGAAATGTGCGGAGTGCGATAAGAACGCTGAGGTTCTGGTAGTTTAG
- a CDS encoding RNA polymerase sigma factor has translation MNDAELRRIIADVLEGNIERFEEIMRTYQKAILLYCYHMLGHYSEAEDSGQEVFLKAFRALGKYNPDIPFGAWLYTIAYNQCIDVIRKRKLTKYLRLLHRDERDNRHVDQQIEGKYLDEAVQQALSKLSIEERNLLILRCVEEMSYQEISLILHHSTSKLRKKYERSAKKFRRYYAYAKGEGSCEIRQGSGFEGTSS, from the coding sequence TTGAATGATGCAGAGCTGCGCCGGATAATAGCTGACGTGCTGGAAGGGAACATCGAAAGGTTTGAGGAGATCATGCGAACCTATCAAAAAGCGATCCTGCTCTATTGTTATCACATGCTGGGGCATTATTCGGAGGCTGAGGACAGCGGGCAGGAGGTGTTTCTGAAGGCCTTTCGTGCTTTGGGCAAATATAACCCGGATATCCCCTTCGGTGCATGGTTGTATACGATTGCCTACAATCAATGTATTGATGTGATCCGCAAGCGGAAATTGACCAAATATCTGCGTCTCTTACACCGGGATGAGCGGGACAATAGACACGTAGATCAACAGATTGAAGGCAAATATCTGGATGAAGCGGTGCAGCAGGCCTTGTCAAAATTATCGATAGAAGAGCGGAATTTGTTGATTTTGCGCTGTGTGGAGGAAATGAGCTATCAGGAGATTAGTCTGATTCTTCATCACAGCACATCCAAGCTGCGTAAAAAATATGAGCGTTCGGCCAAAAAATTCCGGAGGTATTATGCTTATGCGAAAGGAGAAGGAAGCTGTGAGATTCGACAAGGATCAGGATTTGAAGGAACTTCTTCGTAG